A genomic segment from Dethiosulfovibrio russensis encodes:
- a CDS encoding phosphodiester glycosidase family protein, with the protein MLALAISTSAAAVNRGEALSEIISALSLPLWNGRSFSDVPKDHPSSRYVESAFAMGILFPSDRFYPDIEISKAEAIAFSFRAMGWHHEAKMVASLVQTTGELPPYLEPYVSLAGEIEPKMPPALIRSPSNTLNEEDLKDLTEWLKESIVSGVRWDMSVNSSSYTLSLHREGVGRPPKGWAIALSENSSEEKARATIKRLKNLNFPSYMEKTDCAFSVRIGPYSNYAQAWLLAKRVPKEFGKASILPIGGGGRTLFWCMIKALPSRTSITTAPSIGARKLSLSKIGEHSHSVAAVNAGFFWKNRPVGTIVVDDIPASPTYKNRSAVGWNQDMAFFGDGSFRLSAECGDKSLPISSINQPTSEGKIGFYTPHFGQFATSIKGNGTEFLLKRSKTVKTRRAAGSNHFMKPEENILYLRTSGLGPFSDAAEIKLQTIWSDEAMIGAKQVIQAGPMILGLEGPFSSEWFSDSIINKRHPRTLAGWDGDSLCWIVIDGRSSWHSDGATLSEAAFIARQAGLLKAINMDGGGSSQLWWKGITVNIPSEGRERPLPYAVTFR; encoded by the coding sequence ATGCTGGCGTTAGCTATATCCACCTCGGCTGCCGCCGTGAACAGAGGGGAAGCTCTATCCGAGATAATATCCGCACTTAGCCTTCCTCTTTGGAACGGAAGAAGTTTCTCCGACGTTCCTAAGGACCATCCAAGCTCGCGTTATGTGGAATCGGCCTTCGCAATGGGGATACTCTTCCCTTCCGACAGATTCTATCCTGACATAGAGATCAGCAAAGCGGAAGCCATAGCCTTTTCGTTCAGAGCGATGGGCTGGCATCACGAGGCTAAAATGGTCGCTTCCCTTGTCCAGACAACAGGAGAGCTGCCCCCCTATCTGGAGCCATACGTAAGCCTAGCCGGGGAAATAGAACCTAAGATGCCTCCCGCTCTGATCCGTTCCCCTTCCAATACTTTGAACGAAGAGGATCTGAAAGATCTGACCGAATGGCTAAAAGAAAGCATCGTCTCAGGGGTAAGGTGGGACATGAGTGTGAACAGTTCGAGCTATACCCTTTCTCTACACAGAGAGGGGGTTGGCCGCCCACCTAAAGGATGGGCGATAGCCCTGTCGGAAAACTCCAGTGAGGAGAAGGCCAGAGCGACGATAAAAAGACTAAAGAACCTGAATTTCCCATCCTATATGGAGAAAACCGACTGCGCTTTCTCGGTCAGAATAGGCCCGTATAGCAACTATGCTCAAGCATGGTTATTGGCAAAGAGAGTGCCCAAAGAATTCGGGAAGGCCTCCATATTACCGATCGGAGGAGGAGGAAGGACTCTTTTCTGGTGCATGATAAAGGCTCTTCCGTCGAGAACCTCTATAACCACGGCACCTTCCATAGGAGCCAGAAAGCTCTCCCTGAGCAAGATCGGGGAACATTCCCATTCGGTGGCCGCGGTAAACGCCGGTTTTTTCTGGAAAAACAGGCCGGTCGGCACGATAGTTGTAGACGATATCCCTGCATCGCCGACCTATAAGAACAGGTCCGCCGTAGGCTGGAATCAGGATATGGCCTTCTTCGGAGACGGATCTTTTCGGCTGTCGGCAGAATGCGGGGATAAGAGTCTTCCTATATCGTCCATAAACCAGCCGACGTCCGAGGGCAAGATAGGTTTTTATACCCCTCATTTCGGACAGTTCGCCACCTCTATCAAGGGAAACGGAACGGAGTTTCTGTTAAAAAGGTCGAAAACGGTAAAGACCAGGAGAGCAGCCGGATCGAACCACTTCATGAAGCCGGAAGAAAATATCTTGTATTTAAGGACATCCGGATTAGGCCCCTTCTCCGATGCGGCTGAGATCAAACTTCAGACCATCTGGTCCGATGAAGCGATGATCGGGGCAAAACAGGTAATTCAAGCGGGACCTATGATCCTCGGTCTGGAAGGACCATTCTCCTCCGAATGGTTTTCCGATTCGATAATAAACAAACGCCACCCCAGAACCTTAGCGGGCTGGGATGGCGATAGCTTATGCTGGATCGTCATAGACGGTCGTTCGTCGTGGCATAGTGACGGCGCCACGCTGTCCGAGGCAGCCTTCATAGCCAGACAGGCAGGCCTCTTAAAAGCGATAAACATGGACGGCGGCGGATCGAGCCAGCTATGGTGGAAGGGGATCACGGTAAATATACCTTCGGAAGGGAGAGAACGCCCCCTCCCCTACGCTGTGACCTTTCGCTGA